One window of Pseudomonadota bacterium genomic DNA carries:
- the alr gene encoding alanine racemase: MNVGSASSVSPPPPLGGGWVDVDLTALGSNYRTLSRLALPARCAATVKADAYGLGLAPVVTQLWAEGCRCFFVANSHEALALRELQATAEVYVFNGVGANDAAALARARLRPVLNSVEQVHLWRMQAALMGGVALPCALHLDTGMNRLGLGAEDWRALLASDGWRAGLDVKLLMTHLASAHRGEHDAHTARQVLAFAELREALPDVPTSIGNSAGTLLGAATRGDLVRPGIALYGANPFDARPHPMREVARVYGRVLQVRTVGAQGSVGYGGAFTAAPGARLATVGVGYADGYRRELGNRAQASVAGVRVPVVGHVSMDLLTLDVSAVPEAEVGPGARATLIGGEVPLEEVALAAHTIPYEMLTGLGPRLPRLYLGAGGEITEPSPLARR; encoded by the coding sequence TTGAACGTAGGCAGTGCTTCGTCCGTCTCCCCGCCCCCACCCCTGGGCGGCGGCTGGGTCGACGTGGACCTGACCGCCCTTGGTAGCAACTACCGCACCCTGTCGCGCTTGGCCCTCCCTGCGCGGTGCGCGGCCACGGTGAAGGCCGATGCTTATGGCTTGGGGCTGGCGCCTGTCGTCACGCAGCTTTGGGCCGAGGGGTGTCGCTGCTTCTTCGTGGCGAACTCCCATGAGGCGCTCGCCCTGCGAGAACTGCAAGCCACTGCTGAGGTGTACGTGTTCAACGGCGTGGGGGCGAATGATGCGGCCGCCCTGGCGCGTGCTCGCCTGCGCCCGGTCTTGAATAGCGTCGAACAGGTGCACTTGTGGCGTATGCAGGCGGCCCTGATGGGCGGTGTTGCGCTGCCGTGCGCGCTGCACTTGGACACGGGCATGAATCGCTTGGGGCTGGGCGCGGAGGATTGGCGAGCCCTGCTCGCCAGCGACGGCTGGCGAGCAGGGCTGGACGTGAAGCTGCTCATGACCCACCTGGCAAGTGCCCATCGAGGTGAACACGATGCGCATACTGCGCGTCAGGTGCTGGCCTTCGCGGAGCTGCGAGAGGCTCTTCCTGACGTGCCGACTAGCATCGGCAACTCGGCCGGCACGCTGCTAGGCGCGGCGACCCGCGGCGACCTCGTGCGTCCCGGTATCGCGCTCTACGGTGCTAATCCCTTCGACGCTCGCCCCCATCCTATGCGCGAGGTGGCGCGGGTTTACGGGCGCGTCCTTCAAGTGCGCACGGTGGGAGCGCAAGGGAGCGTCGGCTACGGCGGGGCGTTCACCGCCGCACCAGGCGCTCGCTTGGCCACGGTTGGGGTGGGGTATGCGGATGGCTATCGGCGGGAGCTGGGCAACCGCGCCCAGGCGTCGGTGGCAGGCGTGCGCGTGCCGGTGGTGGGGCACGTATCGATGGACCTGCTGACCTTAGATGTTTCCGCTGTTCCCGAGGCCGAGGTGGGGCCAGGCGCTCGGGCCACCTTGATCGGCGGCGAAGTACCGCTGGAAGAGGTGGCGCTGGCGGCGCACACGATTCCGTACGAGATGCTGACGGGGTTAGGTCCGCGCTTGCCGCGACTTTATCTGGGCGCTGGCGGCGAGATCACCGAGCCCAGCCCTCTGGCGAGGCGGTAG
- a CDS encoding anti-sigma factor — MSSRLPEELIDLLVSDSTEGLDTESADSLVRMLGDHPDDVRESFEHAAAIAHLALLDGAPSARAGMPPKARDRLLGAVRAAGNDPHRMQAPAVEPPPGNAPATVVPTVRRSSGFTGWLVAAAIALAWGTSFVLQEDLLPLSGGSSIEVDVPIAQVPPTHAQKRASLLAEATDVITVPWNQSADALAQVSGDVVWSNERQEGYMRLAGMPANDPSAAQYQLWIVDPERDAEPVDGGVFDVADSAGGEVIIPIEAKLGVIAPAAFAITEEQPGGVVVSEGPLILVAGL, encoded by the coding sequence ATGAGCTCGCGACTTCCCGAAGAGCTGATCGACCTGCTGGTCAGCGATAGCACCGAGGGTTTGGACACCGAGTCGGCTGACTCGCTCGTGCGCATGCTGGGCGATCATCCGGATGATGTGCGAGAGAGCTTCGAGCACGCTGCGGCGATCGCGCACCTAGCGTTGCTGGACGGTGCACCTTCCGCTCGCGCCGGCATGCCCCCCAAGGCGCGCGACCGCCTGCTGGGCGCCGTGAGAGCGGCAGGCAACGACCCCCATCGCATGCAGGCTCCAGCCGTGGAGCCGCCCCCCGGCAACGCACCGGCGACCGTGGTGCCGACCGTTCGCCGCTCCAGTGGCTTCACCGGCTGGCTAGTCGCCGCTGCCATTGCCCTCGCCTGGGGCACGTCGTTCGTCCTGCAGGAAGATCTACTCCCCCTGAGTGGCGGATCATCCATTGAGGTAGACGTACCGATCGCGCAGGTGCCGCCGACGCATGCGCAAAAGCGGGCGTCCCTGCTCGCGGAAGCTACGGACGTCATCACGGTCCCATGGAACCAATCGGCGGATGCGCTAGCGCAGGTGAGCGGCGACGTGGTGTGGAGCAATGAGCGCCAGGAAGGGTACATGCGCCTCGCCGGCATGCCTGCCAACGATCCGAGCGCTGCCCAGTACCAGCTTTGGATCGTCGATCCAGAGCGTGACGCGGAGCCCGTCGACGGCGGTGTATTCGACGTGGCTGATTCGGCCGGGGGCGAAGTCATCATCCCGATCGAAGCCAAGCTCGGTGTGATCGCGCCCGCGGCGTTCGCCATTACCGAGGAGCAGCCCGGCGGTGTAGTGGTCTCGGAAGGACCGCTGATACTGGTGGCCGGGCTGTAG
- a CDS encoding RNA polymerase sigma factor translates to MSAATATLDRPITDRVRSAVGASSRVANISGPSPVTKSILQALADGDPKAAEAFLDQYGDLLWSLARRFCDDHAEIEDCVQDAVIEIWRSASKFDATKASETTFVAMIARRRYIDRLRQRKRRPAPEPLAEDDQLVGDQGGPSLETLAEVEQIKPLIAEMRDVQRNVVQLAIFRGYSHGDIARVLNMPLGTVKTHLRRAMLSIRERLGEQDHSTGEAL, encoded by the coding sequence ATGTCTGCAGCCACAGCCACGCTTGATCGCCCGATCACCGACCGAGTACGCTCGGCGGTTGGCGCCTCATCGCGCGTCGCCAACATCAGCGGCCCATCACCCGTGACCAAATCTATTCTTCAAGCGCTGGCGGACGGAGACCCCAAGGCGGCTGAGGCTTTCCTCGATCAGTACGGGGATCTACTTTGGTCGCTGGCGCGACGCTTCTGCGACGATCACGCGGAGATCGAGGATTGCGTGCAAGACGCGGTGATCGAGATTTGGCGCAGCGCCTCCAAATTTGACGCCACGAAAGCAAGCGAAACCACCTTCGTCGCGATGATCGCGCGCCGGCGCTACATCGATCGCCTGCGCCAGCGCAAACGGCGCCCTGCACCAGAACCGCTCGCCGAGGACGATCAACTCGTAGGCGATCAGGGCGGACCGTCCCTCGAGACCCTCGCCGAGGTCGAGCAGATCAAGCCGCTCATCGCCGAGATGCGCGACGTGCAGCGAAACGTGGTCCAGCTCGCGATCTTCCGCGGCTACTCCCACGGCGATATTGCGCGCGTTCTCAACATGCCACTGGGCACGGTCAAGACACATCTCCGCCGCGCCATGCTCTCCATTCGAGAGCGACTGGGTGAGCAGGACCACAGCACGGGGGAGGCGCTATGA
- a CDS encoding ABC transporter ATP-binding protein, whose protein sequence is MTAPAQAAPAIALSDVAKSFGSTVAVDSLSFEARAGSCLGLLGPNGAGKSTAINMMVGLEAPDRGRLEVLGRSWQRDARTLRAAIGVQLQETQLFEKLSVRELLSLFRSFYPNGYAPQAIIELIGLEAKADTHCRALSGGQRQRLALGCALVGKPRILFLDEPTTGLDPQSRRRVWEVVEQVRADGGTIILTTHYMDEAQRLCDDLVIVDRGRAIAKGAPAELIDRLAGNSVMEVTLAKGLEFLALEEVASLPGIAAAEAVAGRLRLQVASMELALPALLEYLRSQGRSAVALETRQATLEDVFVQLTGRQLRDG, encoded by the coding sequence TTGACCGCACCAGCGCAGGCTGCTCCGGCGATCGCCCTGAGCGATGTAGCCAAATCCTTCGGGTCTACGGTCGCGGTGGATTCGTTGAGTTTCGAGGCGCGTGCCGGGAGCTGCCTGGGTTTGCTCGGCCCCAACGGGGCAGGAAAGAGCACGGCAATCAATATGATGGTCGGCTTAGAGGCGCCGGATCGTGGTCGCCTAGAGGTGCTCGGGCGAAGCTGGCAGCGTGATGCGCGCACGCTACGGGCGGCAATTGGTGTGCAGCTGCAGGAGACGCAGCTATTCGAGAAGCTCAGCGTTCGCGAACTACTTAGCTTGTTTCGTAGCTTCTATCCAAACGGTTACGCCCCACAGGCGATCATCGAGCTGATCGGTCTGGAGGCCAAGGCTGACACCCACTGCAGGGCGCTGTCTGGTGGTCAGCGGCAGCGCCTAGCCCTCGGCTGCGCCCTGGTCGGTAAACCGCGCATCCTGTTTCTGGACGAGCCCACCACGGGTTTGGACCCTCAGTCTCGTCGTCGCGTGTGGGAGGTCGTCGAGCAGGTACGGGCTGACGGGGGCACGATCATCCTTACCACCCACTACATGGATGAGGCCCAGCGACTATGCGACGATCTGGTGATCGTCGATCGGGGGCGCGCGATCGCCAAGGGAGCACCGGCTGAGCTAATTGATCGCTTGGCGGGCAACAGCGTGATGGAAGTGACGCTCGCGAAGGGCCTCGAGTTCCTGGCCCTGGAGGAGGTAGCGAGCCTGCCGGGTATTGCGGCGGCCGAGGCGGTAGCAGGGCGCTTGCGGTTGCAGGTGGCGTCGATGGAGCTGGCATTGCCCGCATTGCTTGAGTATCTGCGCTCACAGGGGCGCAGCGCGGTGGCTTTGGAGACGCGTCAGGCGACGCTCGAGGACGTGTTCGTGCAACTTACCGGGCGGCAGCTGCGTGACGGTTGA
- a CDS encoding ABC transporter permease, producing the protein MTVEGKRAIDSGDQPLALGREWQALRQLTFARVRLFVREPEAMFWVLVFPLALTMVLGWAFQNRKPADEVVAVVPATAQVLAADAPGVAQRAYEDEAAARLALERGAVSAVLLPGTPPVLAFDPQRPEAELARLRMLNLLSRAESPPALSFEEVRGTGIRYIDWLFPGILGMNLMITGIWSIGFAIADTRQKKLLRRLMVTPMRRWHFLAAFILGRGVFLVGELACLLAFAYFVLRIPVNTDLVSFFAVCLLGMSTFAAIGLLIAARPRTTEGVSGLMNAVMLPMWLFSGVFFSYERFPEFTHDVLRLLPLTAIVDTLRGLMLDGEPVLALAGPIAVQTGWTLVAFTLALRWFRWE; encoded by the coding sequence GTGACGGTTGAAGGCAAGCGAGCGATTGACTCGGGTGATCAGCCTCTGGCGCTCGGACGCGAGTGGCAAGCCCTGCGGCAGCTGACCTTCGCCCGCGTGCGCCTGTTTGTTCGCGAGCCCGAGGCGATGTTCTGGGTGTTGGTCTTTCCCCTGGCTTTGACCATGGTGCTCGGCTGGGCCTTCCAGAACCGCAAACCGGCGGACGAGGTAGTCGCCGTGGTGCCGGCGACGGCTCAGGTGCTGGCGGCGGATGCGCCCGGTGTAGCGCAACGCGCCTACGAAGACGAGGCGGCTGCTCGCCTGGCTCTGGAGCGGGGTGCCGTCTCGGCGGTGCTGTTGCCGGGCACGCCGCCCGTGCTGGCCTTCGATCCGCAACGCCCAGAGGCAGAACTCGCCCGCCTGCGTATGCTCAACCTGCTATCGCGCGCTGAGTCGCCGCCTGCCCTGTCCTTCGAAGAGGTGAGAGGCACCGGGATTCGGTACATCGACTGGTTGTTCCCTGGCATCCTCGGCATGAATCTGATGATCACGGGCATCTGGTCTATCGGCTTTGCCATCGCCGACACGAGGCAAAAGAAGCTCCTACGGCGGCTGATGGTGACGCCGATGCGCCGCTGGCACTTTTTGGCAGCGTTCATCTTGGGCCGCGGGGTCTTTCTGGTCGGTGAGTTGGCCTGCTTACTGGCTTTCGCGTACTTTGTTCTGCGGATTCCGGTCAACACAGACCTAGTGAGTTTCTTCGCTGTCTGCCTGCTTGGAATGAGCACCTTCGCGGCCATCGGCTTGCTGATCGCGGCCCGTCCGCGAACGACGGAGGGCGTGTCGGGGCTGATGAACGCGGTCATGCTACCCATGTGGCTGTTCTCAGGCGTGTTCTTCTCCTACGAACGATTCCCCGAGTTCACCCACGACGTGCTGCGGTTGCTGCCCTTGACGGCGATCGTCGACACCTTGCGTGGACTCATGCTGGATGGCGAGCCCGTGCTTGCGCTGGCGGGGCCGATCGCCGTGCAGACGGGCTGGACCTTAGTGGCCTTTACTCTGGCGTTGAGGTGGTTTCGCTGGGAGTAA
- a CDS encoding DUF6607 family protein has product MKTLACFAALASTTVLAAFPAQAQDDRRFVFSYQFNESTAMAPRGGTSRGTPITLAKEDHPGWVRLQAQGLDDFERDRRAILAMAGGYRASFDFLEMEGYGAAYSPAKPYQSWGTEYVYVVEDRGSFISLQHVLVMSILGEDDEIIGPFVTKHWRQDWTYEDDSVLTYRGFGRWESVAVSDDSRRGTWSQAVWQVDDSPRYEGIGRWRHEKNFSAWESEETARPLPRREFSIRDDYHALVGTNVHTITREGWTHRQDNLKALIDETGRPAGYLAREYGMNRYQRITGFDFTPGDDYLDRTGPFWTVVRKVWEEIVAEHPRFQLADKVDGEKLFSPMFTYAQDVDESFDPQEGRAAAREIIDRYLSIDPDPLGADLGGDSY; this is encoded by the coding sequence ATGAAGACATTGGCGTGCTTCGCTGCACTCGCCTCCACGACAGTGCTGGCCGCCTTTCCCGCCCAAGCTCAAGACGACCGTCGCTTTGTGTTCAGCTACCAGTTCAACGAGAGCACCGCGATGGCTCCCCGCGGTGGCACGAGCCGCGGCACGCCGATCACGCTAGCCAAGGAAGACCACCCGGGCTGGGTGCGACTGCAGGCCCAAGGTCTTGACGATTTCGAGCGCGACCGCCGCGCGATCCTGGCCATGGCGGGCGGCTACCGCGCCAGCTTCGACTTCCTGGAGATGGAAGGCTACGGCGCCGCGTACAGCCCGGCGAAGCCCTACCAGTCTTGGGGCACCGAGTACGTGTATGTGGTGGAAGACCGTGGCTCATTCATCAGTCTTCAGCACGTACTCGTTATGAGTATCCTGGGCGAAGACGACGAGATCATCGGGCCCTTTGTCACTAAGCACTGGCGCCAGGACTGGACCTATGAAGATGATTCGGTGCTGACCTACCGCGGCTTCGGTCGCTGGGAGAGTGTCGCCGTGTCCGATGACTCGCGTCGCGGTACCTGGTCCCAAGCGGTATGGCAGGTGGATGATTCGCCGCGCTATGAGGGCATTGGCCGCTGGCGTCATGAAAAGAACTTCTCCGCCTGGGAAAGTGAAGAGACGGCTCGTCCGCTTCCGCGCCGAGAGTTCTCGATTCGCGACGACTACCACGCCTTGGTAGGAACCAACGTGCACACGATCACGCGCGAAGGGTGGACGCATCGACAGGACAACCTGAAAGCCTTGATCGATGAGACCGGTCGCCCCGCAGGCTACCTAGCCCGCGAGTACGGGATGAACCGCTACCAACGAATCACAGGCTTCGATTTCACCCCGGGCGATGACTACCTAGACCGAACGGGCCCCTTTTGGACCGTCGTTCGCAAGGTGTGGGAGGAGATCGTCGCCGAGCATCCTCGTTTCCAGCTCGCCGATAAGGTCGACGGTGAGAAGCTCTTCTCGCCGATGTTCACCTACGCCCAGGATGTGGACGAAAGCTTTGACCCGCAAGAGGGCCGCGCGGCCGCTCGCGAGATCATCGACCGCTATCTGAGTATCGACCCGGATCCGCTTGGCGCGGACTTGGGCGGCGATAGCTACTGA
- a CDS encoding alpha/beta hydrolase, protein MRIRLLLGLMPVLILASWLLWPWEAAEPPTVPFSHRGVELRSRTVETPAGEPFDFAHGRIEVPEVRGKTDSRALSIGFAVIPKRPGAGEVPVFLVAGGPGSSYIKRIDEAWLRDMIDLLRDVGDVVLVDLRGIHSSTPNFELEGIERKFRLVNDRERFDTLLRDLGSAGRDTLLRDGFDLDGYVVTEAAADIIAVADTLGYPTIHMQGTSFGSHLTFTTVREYPDRIGRFLVSGLEGYDHTFDDGEEVLAALRQIAEEARDVWSGAHGASDPLAALQALVRRAARDPRQAFGLREHEVLSVFTSGELFGFDYRLTNRAQMSGWPAAIDQLLRGDRTWRAAVFRRIAGFAVGRSESEAAVGLFDCSSWISKVRRERLEATAPPRFPNDLAQMDALCSGWSIAPLPPAFQAGTQSPVPGLFVHGTYDVATPYANAKEMLSQFPNAVLVTVAGGSHAALTEAISEKPTFGPALVDWFNGGGAPEDVKLGPISFDPLSR, encoded by the coding sequence ATGAGGATTCGTCTTTTGCTGGGGCTCATGCCGGTGCTGATCCTGGCCAGTTGGTTGCTGTGGCCTTGGGAAGCAGCTGAGCCGCCGACCGTGCCCTTCTCCCATCGTGGAGTTGAGCTGCGGTCCCGAACTGTCGAGACGCCGGCTGGCGAACCGTTCGACTTCGCCCACGGGCGGATCGAAGTGCCGGAGGTTCGAGGCAAGACCGATAGCCGGGCGCTGTCGATCGGGTTTGCGGTCATCCCCAAACGGCCTGGCGCGGGTGAGGTCCCCGTGTTCCTGGTGGCTGGCGGGCCTGGATCAAGCTACATCAAGCGCATCGACGAGGCGTGGTTACGGGACATGATCGACTTGCTGCGCGACGTGGGCGATGTGGTGCTGGTGGATCTGCGCGGCATCCACTCCTCGACGCCCAACTTCGAGCTCGAGGGTATTGAGCGCAAGTTCCGCCTGGTCAACGACCGCGAGCGCTTCGATACGCTGTTGCGAGACCTCGGTAGCGCCGGCCGCGATACGCTCCTGCGCGATGGTTTCGATCTCGACGGCTACGTCGTGACCGAGGCGGCAGCGGACATCATCGCCGTGGCGGACACGCTCGGCTATCCGACGATCCACATGCAGGGCACGAGCTTCGGTTCCCACCTGACCTTTACCACGGTGCGTGAGTACCCCGATCGGATCGGCCGCTTTCTCGTCAGCGGTCTCGAAGGCTACGACCACACCTTCGATGATGGCGAAGAGGTGCTCGCCGCGCTTCGCCAGATCGCCGAGGAAGCGCGAGATGTGTGGTCCGGTGCCCACGGTGCCAGCGATCCTCTAGCTGCGCTGCAGGCGTTGGTGAGGCGAGCTGCACGGGATCCACGGCAGGCCTTCGGCTTACGAGAGCACGAGGTGCTAAGCGTATTCACCTCTGGCGAGCTGTTCGGCTTTGACTACCGCCTGACAAACCGTGCACAGATGTCGGGTTGGCCCGCTGCGATCGATCAACTCCTGCGGGGCGATCGCACCTGGCGGGCAGCGGTCTTTCGACGCATCGCAGGTTTCGCCGTCGGTCGATCGGAATCGGAGGCGGCCGTTGGCCTATTCGACTGCAGCTCATGGATCTCCAAGGTGCGTAGGGAGCGGCTCGAGGCAACCGCACCGCCGCGCTTTCCGAACGACTTAGCGCAGATGGACGCCCTGTGCAGCGGCTGGTCCATCGCTCCGTTGCCGCCTGCCTTTCAGGCGGGCACCCAATCGCCGGTGCCTGGTCTGTTCGTGCACGGCACCTACGATGTTGCGACACCGTACGCAAACGCTAAGGAGATGTTGTCTCAGTTCCCGAATGCCGTCCTGGTGACGGTCGCCGGAGGTTCCCACGCGGCCCTCACTGAGGCGATCTCCGAAAAGCCGACTTTCGGCCCCGCGCTCGTGGATTGGTTCAATGGCGGCGGTGCCCCTGAAGACGTAAAGCTAGGGCCGATTAGCTTCGATCCACTCTCTCGCTAG
- a CDS encoding DUF4920 domain-containing protein: MFDHSSRHLTLSCAVFAISATAVWAGEYGEKMPEPGATVSLEQAITAASERGQYTGKIRGRITEVCRKKGCFMVLTDGDHAARVVFKDYGFFVPKDTPPGMSTVYGELTTESLSAEQAQHFAEDAGRNSDAVGAVREHQIVASAVVID; encoded by the coding sequence ATGTTTGATCACTCTTCCCGGCACCTGACGTTGTCCTGCGCGGTCTTCGCCATCAGCGCCACGGCAGTGTGGGCTGGGGAATACGGCGAGAAGATGCCGGAACCGGGCGCGACCGTCTCCTTGGAGCAGGCCATCACCGCGGCGAGCGAAAGGGGCCAGTACACGGGCAAGATACGCGGCAGGATCACGGAAGTCTGTCGCAAGAAAGGCTGCTTCATGGTGCTAACGGACGGCGATCATGCGGCGCGGGTGGTGTTCAAGGACTACGGCTTTTTCGTGCCGAAGGACACGCCACCGGGCATGTCGACCGTGTACGGCGAGCTGACCACCGAGAGCCTCAGTGCGGAACAGGCACAGCACTTCGCCGAAGACGCCGGCCGTAACTCGGACGCCGTCGGCGCCGTGCGGGAGCATCAGATCGTCGCCAGCGCCGTCGTCATCGACTGA
- a CDS encoding peroxiredoxin, with protein MTPQRIPEALFRTRVRDESVGGDNPFRWQDVTSQDIFAGKRIIVFAMPGAFTPTCSSTHLPRYEELYAQFKEQGIDDIYCLSVNDAFVMFQWGKSLGAQHVKMLPDGNGEFTRKMGMLVNKDNLGFGMRSWRYAMVVKDGAIEQTFVEPEFSDNCPSDPFEVSDADTVLAWLKGEAAPSEKPARAAFTG; from the coding sequence ATGACCCCACAACGTATTCCCGAGGCTCTGTTCCGCACTCGCGTCCGCGACGAGTCCGTCGGCGGCGACAACCCGTTTCGTTGGCAGGACGTCACCTCCCAGGACATCTTCGCTGGTAAGCGCATCATCGTGTTCGCCATGCCCGGCGCGTTCACGCCAACGTGCTCCTCCACCCACCTCCCGCGCTACGAGGAGCTCTACGCGCAGTTCAAGGAGCAGGGGATCGACGACATCTACTGCCTGTCGGTGAACGACGCGTTCGTGATGTTCCAGTGGGGCAAGTCCTTGGGCGCTCAACACGTGAAGATGCTCCCGGACGGCAATGGCGAGTTCACGCGCAAGATGGGTATGCTGGTGAACAAGGACAACTTGGGCTTTGGCATGCGCTCCTGGCGCTATGCAATGGTGGTCAAAGACGGCGCCATCGAACAGACGTTCGTGGAACCGGAGTTCTCCGACAACTGCCCCAGCGATCCCTTCGAGGTGTCCGACGCCGACACCGTACTCGCATGGCTGAAGGGCGAAGCAGCACCCAGCGAGAAGCCTGCCCGGGCGGCCTTTACTGGCTAG